The stretch of DNA TCGAAACGCTTGGTGAGAGAGAAGAAGTGGAACTGGACGACGCGCTCTCGCTCGCCCGCGCGGTCAGATAGCGCCCTGTTCTCTGAGCGCGTCGATTTCTGCGCTCGAATAGCCGAGACTGGCGAGAATCGAGCCGGTGTGTTCACCGAGCGTCGGCGGGTCCTCCGAGTCGATAGGCGAGAACGCAGACGAGCGGATGGGCGAGCGCGGCACGTTCACGCTGTCGCCGTCGCCTTCTGCGACGTGCACGGTCGTGAGTGCGTCCGTCGCCGCGAGGTGTGGGTCGTCACAGACCTCGCGAATGTTGTTCACGGGCGCGACGGGAACGCTCGCCTCGCGGAGTTTGTCCACAATCTCTGTGCGGTCGAACTGCCGGAGTTCGACGGCGAGCAAGTCCGTGAGCACGTCGACGTTCTCGCGGCGGTCGGCAATCGTCTCGAAGCGGCTGTCTTCGTGTAGCGAGAGGTCGAGCGCCCGGCACAGGGCGTGCCACTGGTGTTCGCCTGACGGCCCGACGAACACCCACTTCTCGTCTGCGCTCCGGAACACGTCGTAAGGAGCCCAGTTCGGGTGGCCCGCGCCGAGCGGTTCCGGCACGTCGTTGTAGGCTTGGGTGAACGAGAGCCAATACCCCATGAGGGCAACGGTGCTCTCGAACAGCGGCGCGGACACTTTCTGGCCCTCGCCGGTCTCCTCGCGCTGGCGGAGTGCGGCGAGGATGCCGATTGCGCCGTAGAGCGAGGCGGCCATGTCCGCGACGCTCGTCCCCGACCGGACGGGCGGTTCGCCGGGATGGCCGGTCACGCTCATCAGTCCCGAGAGCGCCTCTGCGACCGGGTCGAGGGCGGGATGGTCGGCGTAGGGGCCTTCGTTGAACCCCTTTATCGAACAGTAGACGAGCCGTGGGTACTGCTCTTTCAGCGAGTCGTAGCCGACGCCGAGCCGCTCTGCGGTGCCCGGCTTGAAGTTCTCGACCACCACGTCTGCGTCGTCGAGCAGTTGGTGGAAGATGTCGAGCCCGTCGTCGGTTTTCAAGTCGAGCGTGATGCTCTCTTTGTCCCGGTTGACGTAGTTGAACGAACTGTTGCCAAGCGGCGATGAGTCGCGCACGAGGTCGCCACCCTTCGGGTGTTCGACCTTGATGACTCGTGCGCCCATGTCCGCGAGCAGGAGCGAGCAGAACGGCCCGGCGACGATGTGCCCGAGTTCGAGCACGGTCACATCAGAGAGTGGCCGGTCGCTCATGGAACCTGCGTTTGGTTTGCCGCGAGGTCGTCACCGAAGCAAATCGTCTCGCCGTCTGCCCCGAAGATGTAGCAGTCCTCGCGGTCGAAGCCCACGGTGAGTTCGTCACCCGGTTGCACGTCATCGACTTCCGGCGAGACTACGTCTACGCGGGTGCCATCCGTGGTTTTGCCGTGTACCACCGATTCCGTGCCAAGTGGTTCGACGACCTCTGCGGTCACCGTAAATCGGATGTCACCAGCGCTCGGGCTGAGGTACTGCGGGCGGATGCCGAGGGTGACCGTGTTGCCGAGATGGGCGTCGAGCTGGGAGCCAACGGGCACGCGAATGCCGTGGCCTTCGACGGTTGCAGTGCCGTCTGCGTCCGTGACCGAACACCGGAGCAAGTTGGTCGAAGGCGTGCCGATGAAGCTCGCCACGTACTCGGACTGTGGCCGGTGGAACAGCGTCCGCGGCGGGTCGAACTGCGCGACGTGTCCCTCGCGCAGGAGCACCACGCGGTCTGACATGGTCATCGCCTCCGTCTGGTCGTGGGTGACGTAGACGATGGTGGTGTCCAACTCTTGGTGGAGGCGCTGGATTTCGACGCGTAACTCGGATTTGAGTTTCGCGTCTAAGTCGCTCATCGGCTCGTCCAAGAGCAAAACCTCCGGGTCTTGGACGAACGCGCCGCCGAGGGCGACGCGCTGTTGTTGGCCCCCGGAGAGTTCCGCGGGCATCTTCTCCAACTGCTCTTCGATTTGGAGCACACGGGCGGCCTCCTCGATTTTCTCGTCGCGTTTTGCTTTCGGGACGCCGTGAATCTTGAGGCCGTAGCCGATGTTCTCGCGGACGCTCATGTGCGGGTAGAGCGCGATGGACTGGAACACCATCGAGACGTTGCGTTTCTGTGGGGGCAGGTCGGTCACGTCGTCGTCACCGAAGTGAATCCG from Haladaptatus sp. ZSTT2 encodes:
- a CDS encoding CaiB/BaiF CoA transferase family protein encodes the protein MSDRPLSDVTVLELGHIVAGPFCSLLLADMGARVIKVEHPKGGDLVRDSSPLGNSSFNYVNRDKESITLDLKTDDGLDIFHQLLDDADVVVENFKPGTAERLGVGYDSLKEQYPRLVYCSIKGFNEGPYADHPALDPVAEALSGLMSVTGHPGEPPVRSGTSVADMAASLYGAIGILAALRQREETGEGQKVSAPLFESTVALMGYWLSFTQAYNDVPEPLGAGHPNWAPYDVFRSADEKWVFVGPSGEHQWHALCRALDLSLHEDSRFETIADRRENVDVLTDLLAVELRQFDRTEIVDKLREASVPVAPVNNIREVCDDPHLAATDALTTVHVAEGDGDSVNVPRSPIRSSAFSPIDSEDPPTLGEHTGSILASLGYSSAEIDALREQGAI
- a CDS encoding ABC transporter ATP-binding protein, producing the protein MAQSIRLDTVRKEFTTLGKTHVAVDDISLEIPAGSFTTLVGPSGCGKTTTLRMLAGLETPTAGRIHFGDDDVTDLPPQKRNVSMVFQSIALYPHMSVRENIGYGLKIHGVPKAKRDEKIEEAARVLQIEEQLEKMPAELSGGQQQRVALGGAFVQDPEVLLLDEPMSDLDAKLKSELRVEIQRLHQELDTTIVYVTHDQTEAMTMSDRVVLLREGHVAQFDPPRTLFHRPQSEYVASFIGTPSTNLLRCSVTDADGTATVEGHGIRVPVGSQLDAHLGNTVTLGIRPQYLSPSAGDIRFTVTAEVVEPLGTESVVHGKTTDGTRVDVVSPEVDDVQPGDELTVGFDREDCYIFGADGETICFGDDLAANQTQVP